In one Pseudomonas sp. Bout1 genomic region, the following are encoded:
- the msrB gene encoding peptide-methionine (R)-S-oxide reductase MsrB: MEKLQKTVDEWKAMLDPEQYNVCRLKGTERPFSGKYNATKTDGVYHCICCNEPLFDSKAKFDSGCGWPSFYEPIAEQAMVEIRDVIHGMVRTEVTCAKCDAHLGHVFPDGPPPTGLRYCINSVCLDLVPR, from the coding sequence ATGGAAAAGTTGCAGAAAACCGTTGATGAATGGAAAGCCATGCTCGACCCGGAGCAGTACAACGTGTGCCGCCTCAAAGGCACCGAGCGACCGTTCAGCGGCAAGTACAACGCCACCAAGACCGATGGCGTCTACCACTGCATCTGCTGCAATGAGCCGCTGTTCGATTCCAAAGCCAAGTTTGACTCCGGCTGCGGCTGGCCCAGCTTCTACGAGCCGATCGCCGAGCAGGCGATGGTCGAGATTCGGGACGTCATCCATGGCATGGTCCGCACCGAAGTCACCTGCGCCAAATGCGATGCGCACTTGGGTCATGTGTTCCCGGATGGCCCGCCGCCGACCGGCTTGCGTTACTGCATCAATTCGGTGTGCTTGGATCTGGTGCCACGCTAG